A genomic window from Brevibacillus agri includes:
- a CDS encoding Rqc2 family fibronectin-binding protein, translating to MAFDGVVTRAVARELHKCVGGRISKIHQPHHSDIVMQVRTPGETVKLLLSANPTYPRIHLTTEEFTNPLEAPMFCMLLRKHCEGGLIESIEQIGMERIIHMDIRTRDELGDTALRRIIMEIMGKHSNIILVDPATGTILDSAMHVTLAISQYRQVTPGRPYVSPPSQDKHDPLTVTEQAFISSIDWNSGRLDKQIVDRYMGISPLLAKEIVHRAKLANRDTLWQAFSSVMEAVKAHNYAPAIVERPDKAYFHVVELTHLTDGGDGTATPYPSVQACLQAFYEGKALRDTVKQRAHDLIRFVTAERNKNEKKIEKLEQTLQEAHDADLFRLYGELITANMHQMKRGDTELVTVNWYDEAGSTITIPLDPLKTPSENLQAYYKRYNKAKNSLQIVSEQIEQAKAEILYLDGLLVQLGHASLKEAEEIREELVEQGYMRDRKKRGPRKKKDTRPELERYVSSDGTEILVGKNNKQNEFLTNKLAFAHETWLHTKDIPGSHVVIRAREFSDQTLLEAANLAAYFSRAKEGSQIPVDYTLIRHVKKPSGAKPGYVIYEQQRTLYVTPDEALVRRLKANASPTHSETP from the coding sequence GTGGCATTTGATGGCGTAGTAACCCGTGCCGTCGCGCGGGAGTTACATAAATGTGTCGGCGGTCGCATCTCCAAGATTCACCAGCCGCACCACAGCGATATTGTCATGCAAGTACGCACGCCGGGAGAAACAGTCAAGCTCTTGCTGTCTGCCAATCCGACGTACCCCCGGATTCACCTTACGACCGAAGAGTTTACGAATCCGCTGGAAGCTCCGATGTTTTGCATGCTGCTGCGCAAGCATTGTGAAGGCGGGCTGATCGAATCGATCGAACAGATCGGCATGGAGCGGATCATCCACATGGATATCCGTACCCGCGACGAGCTGGGAGACACGGCGCTCCGCCGCATTATCATGGAAATCATGGGCAAGCACAGCAACATTATTCTCGTCGATCCGGCAACGGGAACGATTCTCGACAGTGCCATGCACGTGACGCTGGCGATCAGCCAATACAGGCAAGTCACCCCTGGACGTCCGTACGTCTCCCCGCCGAGCCAGGACAAACACGATCCGCTCACCGTCACCGAGCAGGCGTTCATTTCCTCCATCGATTGGAACAGCGGGCGGCTGGACAAGCAAATCGTCGACCGCTACATGGGCATCAGCCCGCTTTTGGCAAAAGAAATCGTCCACCGGGCAAAGCTGGCCAATCGCGACACGCTGTGGCAAGCTTTTTCCTCGGTCATGGAAGCGGTCAAGGCGCACAACTACGCGCCTGCGATTGTGGAACGCCCCGACAAAGCGTATTTTCACGTCGTCGAGCTGACGCACCTGACCGATGGCGGCGATGGCACCGCCACGCCGTATCCTTCCGTGCAAGCCTGCCTGCAGGCATTTTACGAGGGCAAAGCTCTGCGCGATACGGTCAAGCAACGCGCCCACGACCTGATTCGCTTCGTCACCGCCGAGCGCAACAAAAACGAAAAGAAGATCGAGAAACTGGAGCAAACGCTACAGGAGGCGCACGACGCCGATTTGTTCCGTCTGTACGGCGAGCTGATTACCGCCAACATGCATCAGATGAAGCGCGGCGACACCGAACTGGTCACCGTCAACTGGTACGACGAGGCTGGCAGCACCATCACCATCCCGCTGGACCCGTTGAAGACTCCTTCGGAAAATTTGCAGGCCTATTACAAACGGTACAACAAAGCGAAAAACAGCCTGCAAATCGTCAGCGAGCAGATCGAGCAAGCCAAAGCGGAAATTCTTTACCTGGACGGCCTTTTGGTCCAACTCGGCCACGCCAGCCTGAAGGAAGCGGAAGAAATTCGCGAAGAGCTGGTCGAGCAAGGCTACATGCGCGACCGGAAAAAGCGCGGACCGCGCAAGAAAAAGGATACGCGCCCCGAGCTGGAACGGTACGTCTCGTCAGACGGCACCGAAATTTTGGTCGGAAAAAACAACAAGCAAAACGAGTTTTTGACAAACAAGCTGGCTTTTGCGCATGAAACGTGGCTGCATACAAAAGACATTCCCGGCTCCCACGTCGTCATCCGCGCCCGCGAGTTTTCCGATCAAACCTTGCTCGAAGCCGCCAACCTGGCCGCCTATTTCAGCCGCGCCAAAGAAGGCAGCCAGATTCCTGTCGACTACACCTTGATTCGGCACGTCAAAAAGCCGAGCGGCGCCAAGCCAGGCTACGTCATTTACGAGCAGCAGCGCACGTTGTACGTCACCCCGGATGAAGCGCTCGTTCGCCGCCTGAAAGCGAACGCTTCCCCCACGCATAGCGAAACTCCCTAA
- a CDS encoding Gmad2 immunoglobulin-like domain-containing protein: MRFPQKLMIVSLLAVGSVCVPAAALPLPSSATEQPAGEQGGKYENEAFRNIAVTKTGPGQYAVKGEARVFEATVRFVVTDEGNTLADSFVTASQGAPEWGTFAINLSLDAAKLKAPVLTLFEESAESGQRIHELNIPLPK; encoded by the coding sequence ATGCGTTTTCCCCAAAAACTGATGATCGTGTCACTTCTCGCGGTCGGCTCCGTCTGTGTGCCAGCCGCTGCACTTCCGTTGCCTAGCAGCGCCACGGAACAGCCTGCCGGCGAGCAAGGCGGCAAGTACGAGAACGAAGCGTTTCGCAACATCGCCGTAACGAAAACAGGACCCGGCCAATACGCCGTAAAAGGCGAAGCCCGCGTGTTCGAAGCTACCGTGCGCTTTGTCGTGACAGACGAAGGCAACACGCTGGCCGACAGCTTTGTCACAGCCAGCCAAGGGGCACCCGAATGGGGCACGTTCGCCATCAACCTGAGTCTCGACGCCGCCAAGCTGAAAGCCCCTGTCCTTACCTTGTTCGAGGAAAGCGCGGAATCCGGCCAGCGCATTCACGAGCTGAACATCCCTTTGCCGAAGTAG
- the remA gene encoding extracellular matrix/biofilm regulator RemA yields MAIKLINIGFGNIVNANRIISIVSPESAPIKRIIQEARDRNMLVDATYGRRTRAVIITDSDHVILSAVQPETVAQRLSTKDDESDE; encoded by the coding sequence ATGGCAATCAAGCTAATCAATATCGGATTTGGCAATATTGTGAATGCCAACCGCATTATTTCCATTGTAAGTCCGGAATCTGCTCCGATCAAACGGATCATTCAGGAAGCGCGCGATCGCAACATGCTCGTGGACGCTACCTATGGACGCCGGACGCGTGCTGTGATTATTACAGATAGCGATCACGTCATCTTGTCAGCGGTACAGCCGGAAACAGTGGCGCAGCGCCTCTCGACGAAGGACGACGAATCGGACGAATAA
- a CDS encoding enoyl-CoA hydratase/isomerase family protein — MEQEVQATPLLVKKEEGVCTITLNRPRVLNAMTVEMFALLQTSIAEAADDPEVEVLILRGAGGNFCSGADLTVLTALSEKDEADEALAVINDFIARLHQMPKPVIAVVEGVAVGAGLNLALHADFVIATTDAVLQEPFVQIGLTTDFGGTYLLPQLVGTAWAKRLALLGEKVSGQTAEQIGLIYRAVEPALIEQEVEALVAAVRRLPRQAYAVTKEGLGRCQFNGLEYALAWEKQQQPSLIAHPAFQSLVRAKMKRT; from the coding sequence ATGGAGCAAGAAGTCCAAGCAACCCCGCTTTTGGTGAAAAAAGAAGAGGGCGTCTGCACGATCACGCTCAATCGGCCGCGCGTGCTGAACGCGATGACGGTCGAGATGTTTGCGCTGTTGCAAACGTCGATTGCGGAGGCGGCGGATGATCCGGAGGTGGAAGTGCTCATTCTCAGAGGAGCAGGCGGCAATTTTTGCTCCGGCGCTGATTTGACCGTGCTGACGGCGCTGAGCGAAAAAGACGAAGCGGATGAGGCGCTTGCGGTCATTAACGATTTTATTGCGCGGCTGCACCAGATGCCGAAGCCGGTAATTGCCGTCGTGGAAGGGGTGGCGGTCGGAGCGGGGCTCAATCTGGCGCTGCATGCCGATTTTGTCATTGCCACGACAGATGCCGTGCTGCAGGAGCCGTTTGTCCAGATCGGACTGACTACCGACTTTGGCGGCACGTATTTGCTGCCGCAACTGGTAGGAACGGCATGGGCGAAACGGCTGGCTCTGCTCGGGGAAAAAGTTTCCGGGCAAACAGCCGAGCAGATTGGCTTGATCTATCGTGCGGTTGAGCCAGCGCTCATCGAGCAGGAGGTGGAAGCGCTGGTGGCTGCCGTGCGGCGCTTGCCGCGACAGGCGTATGCCGTTACGAAAGAAGGGCTGGGACGGTGCCAGTTTAACGGGCTGGAGTACGCGCTCGCCTGGGAAAAGCAGCAGCAGCCGTCCTTGATCGCCCATCCTGCGTTTCAATCGCTGGTACGTGCCAAAATGAAACGGACGTAA
- the rpoZ gene encoding DNA-directed RNA polymerase subunit omega yields the protein MLYPSIDELTAKAESKYILVTVASKRARQLRENSEMQVVKPKSKKFVGVALEEFISDELVHEFLDGRK from the coding sequence ATGTTGTATCCATCTATCGACGAATTGACCGCAAAAGCGGAAAGCAAGTACATCCTGGTGACCGTAGCTTCCAAGCGCGCCCGCCAATTGCGTGAAAACAGCGAAATGCAGGTAGTCAAACCAAAATCCAAAAAGTTTGTAGGCGTCGCGCTGGAAGAGTTTATCTCCGACGAGCTGGTGCACGAGTTTTTGGACGGACGTAAATAA
- a CDS encoding YicC/YloC family endoribonuclease: MVRSMTGYGRKEDSRGAVRLTVEIRAVNHRYSEIQVRLPKAWSMLEDQVRKLVSRYVRRGRVDVTIAMDGKSQTASAVEIDWQVAGQLVSLSRTMAERFSLQEPLGVKELLLFPGVLHTKEMTEDSDEAAEWLLDQVKAAAIDLLSMKEAEGKQLYADLSGRLEQIEAWVKELQQLAPVGIEEYQTRLRQRLNEWASQAPFELDLARVAQEVAFFADKSDISEEITRLESHCLQFAKQLEASEAIGRKLDFLLQEMNREANTIASKANYLPISHLAVEIKTELEKMREQVQNVE, encoded by the coding sequence ATGGTTCGGAGCATGACAGGTTATGGACGGAAAGAGGATAGCAGGGGCGCTGTGCGGTTGACGGTGGAGATTCGCGCCGTCAATCATCGGTATTCCGAGATACAGGTACGCCTGCCAAAAGCTTGGAGCATGCTGGAGGACCAGGTGCGCAAGCTGGTGAGCCGGTACGTCCGCAGAGGTCGTGTCGATGTGACCATTGCGATGGACGGGAAAAGTCAGACGGCTTCCGCTGTCGAGATCGACTGGCAGGTGGCCGGGCAGCTCGTCTCGCTGTCGCGCACGATGGCTGAGCGCTTTTCGTTGCAGGAGCCGCTTGGCGTCAAGGAGCTTTTGCTCTTCCCTGGCGTGTTACATACAAAAGAAATGACAGAAGACAGCGACGAAGCGGCCGAATGGCTGCTGGATCAGGTCAAGGCTGCAGCGATCGATTTGCTCTCCATGAAAGAGGCGGAGGGCAAGCAACTGTACGCTGATTTATCCGGACGGCTCGAACAGATTGAAGCGTGGGTCAAAGAGCTTCAGCAATTGGCTCCTGTGGGAATCGAGGAGTACCAGACCCGTCTTCGCCAGCGATTGAACGAATGGGCCAGCCAGGCTCCTTTTGAATTGGACCTTGCGCGCGTGGCTCAGGAGGTTGCTTTTTTCGCTGACAAGAGCGATATCAGTGAGGAGATTACCCGCCTGGAAAGCCATTGTCTCCAGTTTGCCAAACAGTTGGAAGCAAGCGAAGCGATCGGGCGAAAGCTGGATTTTTTGCTCCAGGAAATGAACCGGGAAGCCAATACTATCGCTTCCAAGGCGAATTATTTGCCCATTTCCCACCTCGCTGTGGAAATCAAGACGGAACTGGAGAAAATGAGAGAGCAAGTACAGAACGTCGAGTAG
- the gmk gene encoding guanylate kinase, with protein sequence MSMVDRGLLLILSGPAGVGKGTVCKALRERMPELVYSVSATTRSPRPGEVEGVNYFFKTKEEFQQMIEQDALLEWAEYVGNFYGTPRQFVDEMLNEGRDVILEIEVQGALQVKQRFPQGTFLFLAPPDLNELENRIVGRGTETEDVIRKRMEVARAEIELMDHYDYVVVNDVIESACDRIQAIITAEHLKKDRQVHKYRKWLKEVE encoded by the coding sequence ATGAGCATGGTTGATCGCGGTCTCCTTTTGATTCTCTCCGGACCTGCGGGAGTGGGGAAAGGCACGGTATGCAAGGCACTTCGGGAAAGAATGCCCGAGCTGGTGTATTCCGTATCGGCTACCACACGTTCTCCGCGCCCGGGCGAGGTGGAAGGAGTTAATTACTTTTTCAAGACAAAGGAAGAGTTCCAGCAAATGATTGAGCAGGACGCTCTTCTGGAATGGGCAGAATACGTAGGAAACTTCTACGGCACGCCCCGCCAGTTTGTGGATGAAATGCTGAACGAAGGGCGCGACGTGATCCTGGAGATCGAAGTCCAGGGCGCGCTGCAAGTAAAACAGCGATTTCCGCAAGGGACGTTCCTGTTCCTGGCCCCGCCTGATCTGAACGAGCTGGAAAACCGGATCGTGGGACGGGGAACGGAGACGGAGGATGTGATCCGCAAGCGGATGGAAGTCGCCCGAGCCGAAATCGAGCTGATGGATCATTACGATTACGTAGTGGTCAACGATGTGATCGAATCAGCCTGCGATCGCATTCAGGCGATTATTACAGCCGAGCACCTGAAAAAAGATCGTCAGGTTCACAAATATCGCAAATGGTTGAAGGAGGTTGAATAG